A single region of the Dryobates pubescens isolate bDryPub1 chromosome 11, bDryPub1.pri, whole genome shotgun sequence genome encodes:
- the OLFM3 gene encoding noelin-3 yields MRASANILNLLLLSLLASLDLSKTQVSPKEGWQVYSSAQDPDGRCICTVVAPEQNLCSRDAKSRQLRQLLEKVQNMSQSIEVLNLRTQRDFQYVLKMETQMKGLKAKFRQLEDDRKTLMTKHFQDLKEKMDELLPLIPVLEQYKTDAKLITQFKEEIRNLSTVLTGIQEEIGAYDYEELHQRVLSLETRLRDCMKKLTCGKLMKITGPITVKISGTRFGAWMTDPLASEKNNRVWYMDSYTNNKIVREYKSIADFVSGAESRTYNLPFKWAGTNHVVYNGSLYFNKYQSNIIIKYSFDTGRVLAQRSLEYAGFHNVYPYTWGGFSDIDLMADEIGLWAVYATNQNAGNIVISQLNQDTLEVLKSWSTGYPKRSAGESFMICGTLYVTNSHLTGAKVYYSYSTKTSTYEYTDIPFHNQYFHISMLDYNARDRALYAWNNGHQVLFNVTLFHVIKTEDDT; encoded by the exons ACTCAGGTTAGCCCCAAGGAAGGGTGGCAAGTTTATAGCTCAGCCCAGGATCCTGATGGCCGTTGCATTTGCACTGTTGTTGCACCTGAACAGAACCTGTGTTCAAGAGATGCCAAAAGCAGGCAACTCAGGCAACTGCTAGAGAAG GTTCAGAATATGTCCCAGTCCATTGAAGTTTTAAATCTACGGACTCAGAGGGATTTCCAGTATGTTTTAAAAATGGAAACACAAATGAAAGGGCTGAAGGCCAAGTTTCGACAACTGGAAGATGATCGGAAGACGTTAATGACAAAGCATTTTCAA GATTTGAAAGAAAAGATGGATGAGCTCCTGCCACTGATCCCAGTTCTGGAACAATACAAAACTGATGCCAAACTAATCACCCAGTTCAAGGAGGAAATTAGGAATCTGTCTACTGTCCTTACTGGGATTCAGGAAGAAATTGGTGCTTATGACTATGAGGAACTACACCAGCGTGTACTCAGTTTAGAAACCAGGCTTCGAGACTGCATGAAAAAGCTCA CATGTGGCAAATTGATGAAAATTACAGGCCCCATTACAGTCAAGATATCTGGAACCCGATTTGGAGCCTGGATGACAGATCCCTTAGCATCAGAGAAAAATAACCGA gTCTGGTACATGGATAGTTACACTAACAATAAAATTGTCCGTGAATACAAATCAATTGCAGACTTTGTCAGTGGGGCTGAATCAAGGACATACAACCTTCCATTCAAATGGGCAGGAACCAACCATGTTGTCTACAATGGCTCCCTCTATTTCAACAAGTATCAGAGCAACATCATCATCAAATACAGCTTTGACACTGGGCGGGTGCTTGCACAGCGTAGCCTTGAGTATGCTGGCTTTCATAATGTCTACCCTTACACCTGGGGTGGCTTTTCTGATATTGACCTGATGGCAGATGAAATTGGGCTATGGGCTGTCTATGCCACCAACCAGAATGCAGGCAACATTGTCATCAGCCAGCTAAACCAGGAtactctggaggtgctgaagagcTGGAGTACAGGCTACCcaaagagaagtgctggagaatCCTTCATGATCTGTGGCACCTTGTACGTTACTAACTCTCACTTAACAGGAGCCAAGGTCTACTATTCTTATTCCACCAAAACCTCCACTTATGAGTATACAGACATTCCTTTCCATAACCAGTACTTTCATATATCCATGCTTGACTACAATGCAAGAGATAGAGCTCTCTATGCCTGGAATAACGGACATCAAGTCCTGTTTAATGTCACCCTTTTCCACGTCATTAAAACTGAAGATGACACAtaa